One bacterium genomic region harbors:
- a CDS encoding carboxypeptidase-like regulatory domain-containing protein, giving the protein MSDNESKNFWLTIPGIITGISAFVTAIGGLLIALHQTGLLGRPNNPSQQIEIKRDKVYVVGNVRDESGNPLSGATIIAINTDNKQEIGKETADTDGSFEMKLEFDRNKDRIKLITQKDGYEKYTIVLGTEQVSYPSILLKSKN; this is encoded by the coding sequence ATGAGTGATAATGAGAGTAAGAATTTTTGGCTTACAATTCCAGGTATTATCACTGGAATATCTGCTTTTGTCACCGCAATAGGTGGACTTCTAATCGCACTTCATCAAACCGGACTGTTGGGACGACCAAATAACCCTTCGCAACAGATAGAGATTAAAAGAGACAAAGTCTATGTTGTGGGTAATGTTCGTGATGAATCAGGTAATCCTTTGAGCGGGGCAACTATCATTGCTATTAATACAGATAATAAACAGGAAATTGGAAAAGAAACAGCAGATACGGATGGTTCTTTTGAGATGAAGCTGGAATTCGACCGAAACAAAGACCGCATTAAGTTAATAACCCAAAAAGATGGTTATGAAAAGTATACGATAGTATTAGGAACTGAGCAGGTTTCGTATCCATCAATATTGCTCAAAAGTAAAAATTGA
- a CDS encoding SUMF1/EgtB/PvdO family nonheme iron enzyme, with the protein MTLKLKSIIYAIKSIVLTPKFFLLILIFIIISNVQAQRLLPKSIISIKDKAEMVLIPEGPFISGMNQNDIRNLIRGLRTPMMDIYKSEFPMKNKILGNYYIDRYEVTNEQYERFMKETGHRAPKYWDWPQFNGKRQPVVGVGWEDAKAYCEWAGKRLPTEDEWEKAARGTEGWIWPWGNTPDEGNFNGREQANYGPVNVGCFPSGNSPYGISDMAGNVWEMTSGIWWKGKDKTMHTMRGGSFLNISPDVRVTIRWAAKNEKEGAEWLGFRCIMDVKDMERFSTKPILKPGRIKK; encoded by the coding sequence ATGACTTTGAAATTAAAAAGTATTATTTATGCAATTAAGTCTATCGTTTTAACTCCGAAGTTTTTTCTTCTTATTTTAATATTCATCATTATTTCTAATGTCCAGGCTCAGCGCTTATTGCCTAAAAGCATAATATCAATAAAAGATAAGGCTGAAATGGTGCTAATCCCTGAAGGTCCATTTATTTCGGGTATGAACCAGAATGACATTAGAAATCTTATAAGAGGACTTAGGACACCAATGATGGATATCTATAAATCTGAATTCCCAATGAAAAATAAAATTCTTGGGAATTATTACATAGACCGTTACGAAGTTACAAATGAACAATATGAACGCTTTATGAAAGAAACAGGTCATCGAGCTCCGAAATATTGGGACTGGCCTCAATTCAACGGTAAGCGTCAACCGGTAGTCGGTGTAGGATGGGAAGATGCGAAAGCCTACTGCGAATGGGCAGGGAAAAGGTTACCAACTGAGGATGAATGGGAAAAAGCGGCACGAGGGACCGAAGGATGGATATGGCCATGGGGAAATACGCCAGATGAAGGAAATTTTAACGGCAGGGAACAGGCAAACTATGGCCCTGTAAATGTAGGCTGTTTTCCATCAGGCAATAGTCCTTATGGAATCAGTGATATGGCGGGCAATGTCTGGGAGATGACTTCTGGTATTTGGTGGAAAGGTAAGGATAAAACAATGCACACAATGCGTGGAGGTTCTTTTCTTAATATATCTCCAGATGTTCGAGTAACTATCCGTTGGGCCGCTAAGAATGAAAAAGAGGGCGCAGAGTGGCTTGGCTTTCGTTGTATAATGGATGTTAAAGATATGGAAAGATTTTCTACTAAACCTATTTTGAAACCGGGACGCATTAAAAAATAA
- a CDS encoding glycosyltransferase family 39 protein, translated as MSNIKRLSIPNSILILTLIIWFGLVAINYYKHHPSLYQTLTGLIEISSVLFFLIFILLTAFLGGHTLFNLFKIEIKGLEKFLFSMGLGFGVLMYLTFFLATAGLLYTQAVCGVMIAIIFLSIKDLKKLIPQKQKKKPNLSQKTKNYSLLDLSLAVILCLTILGVLISTLTPHISWDCAVYHLNVPKFYLKEHRFIPILHIVASNMPFNIEMLYTIALSLKNPVVAKLIHFSFGILTLLCIYSFCKRYFNQQIGLWSMVIFYLNPVTLFVANISYIDLAVTYYFLLACYDFFLWSDPMNQDAKKGRWLILMAIFCGIMMGAKYTAVFGTFILGAGIFIKLFFSEQVNFFKISKQTLLFAFISSLFVIPWLIKSYLFTGNPVYPAAYNLFGGINWDKELADQFAKWQFGKMGKKEILSYLLLPWQMTIHGNYGQIFDGILSPLYLIFIPFLIFLKERNKVIIYLLCYSMSFFILWSLSIQILRYLLPIVPLWSIIVSYVIDAVSHKGKIHKIAIWTPTLIILLSIQLPHLFQYSTDVLAAVGLESKDAYISRTFPPYKVFKYINEKLSDRAKILCLWENRGFYCEREYLADSFFEASHMLKMIRKCGSAPQLLEELRKQGITHILINKQLAAIFYDKKGVEIKIIEEFLGRYCHLLYSENDVDLYEITVQPLISTDK; from the coding sequence ATGAGTAATATTAAACGCTTGTCTATTCCTAATTCTATCCTTATACTAACTCTTATTATCTGGTTTGGTTTGGTGGCAATAAATTACTATAAACATCACCCTTCGCTCTATCAGACACTTACGGGCTTAATTGAAATCTCGAGTGTCTTGTTCTTTCTTATCTTCATTTTACTTACTGCATTTCTTGGTGGGCATACTCTTTTCAATCTTTTTAAAATCGAGATTAAAGGATTAGAAAAATTCCTGTTTTCTATGGGGCTTGGGTTTGGGGTATTAATGTATTTAACCTTTTTTTTAGCCACGGCTGGGTTATTATATACTCAAGCGGTCTGTGGGGTAATGATAGCCATTATCTTTTTGAGTATTAAAGATTTAAAAAAACTCATCCCTCAGAAACAGAAAAAGAAACCTAATCTTTCCCAAAAGACAAAAAATTATTCTTTACTTGATTTAAGTTTAGCCGTTATTTTGTGTCTTACTATTCTTGGGGTTTTAATTAGCACATTGACACCTCATATCTCCTGGGATTGTGCGGTTTATCATTTGAATGTTCCAAAATTCTATCTAAAAGAACATAGATTTATCCCAATTCTTCATATTGTTGCCTCTAATATGCCTTTCAATATCGAGATGCTTTATACCATAGCCCTTTCTTTGAAAAATCCTGTTGTGGCTAAACTCATCCATTTCTCATTCGGGATTTTAACCCTGTTATGTATCTATTCTTTTTGTAAAAGATACTTCAATCAACAGATAGGTCTATGGTCAATGGTAATTTTTTATCTAAATCCTGTGACACTTTTTGTGGCTAACATTTCCTATATAGATTTAGCGGTAACTTATTATTTTCTCCTGGCCTGCTATGATTTTTTTCTATGGTCAGACCCGATGAATCAGGATGCGAAAAAGGGACGATGGTTAATTTTAATGGCGATATTTTGTGGAATTATGATGGGCGCAAAATATACCGCCGTCTTTGGTACATTTATTCTTGGTGCTGGGATTTTTATAAAACTCTTTTTTTCAGAGCAGGTTAATTTTTTTAAAATATCAAAGCAAACCTTACTTTTTGCTTTTATCTCCTCTCTCTTTGTTATCCCCTGGCTTATCAAGAGTTATCTATTTACTGGCAATCCTGTTTATCCAGCGGCTTATAATCTATTTGGCGGAATTAACTGGGATAAGGAACTTGCTGACCAATTTGCAAAGTGGCAGTTTGGTAAAATGGGTAAAAAAGAGATATTATCATATCTCCTACTTCCCTGGCAAATGACTATTCATGGAAATTATGGACAGATATTTGATGGTATTTTGAGTCCACTCTATTTAATTTTTATCCCTTTTCTTATCTTCCTTAAGGAAAGAAATAAGGTCATAATCTATTTATTATGTTATTCTATGTCCTTTTTTATATTATGGAGTCTTTCTATTCAAATTTTGAGGTATCTGTTGCCTATTGTGCCGCTGTGGAGCATTATTGTAAGTTATGTGATAGATGCCGTTTCACACAAAGGCAAAATTCATAAGATAGCTATCTGGACGCCGACATTGATTATCCTCCTTTCCATTCAACTTCCTCATCTTTTTCAGTATTCGACTGATGTTTTGGCCGCGGTCGGGTTAGAAAGTAAAGATGCTTACATCAGCCGAACATTTCCTCCATATAAGGTATTTAAGTATATAAATGAGAAACTAAGTGACCGTGCAAAAATCCTTTGTTTATGGGAAAATCGTGGGTTTTATTGTGAGCGGGAATACTTAGCGGATAGTTTCTTCGAGGCATCTCATATGTTAAAAATGATTCGAAAATGTGGGAGTGCACCACAACTATTAGAAGAGTTAAGAAAACAAGGAATTACACATATCCTTATAAATAAACAATTAGCCGCAATCTTTTATGACAAAAAAGGTGTAGAAATAAAGATAATTGAGGAATTTCTCGGTAGATATTGTCATCTTCTCTATTCGGAAAATGATGTGGATTTGTATGAGATAACTGTTCAGCCACTAATTAGCACGGATAAATAA